The proteins below come from a single Limnobaculum xujianqingii genomic window:
- the pfkA gene encoding 6-phosphofructokinase — protein sequence MIKRIGVLTSGGDAPGMNAAIRGVVRAALSQGLEVVGIYDGYQGLCEDRMEQLDRYSVSDVINRGGTFLGSVRYPEFRDPAVREVAIENLRRRNIDALVVIGGDGSYMGAKLLTERGFPCIGLPGTIDNDVAGTDYTIGFFTALGTVVEAIDRLRDTSSSHQRISIVEVMGRHCGDLTLAAAIAGGCEFIVLPEIEFDRDELVKEIMAGIGKGKKHAIVAITEHICDIDELARYIQEKTHRDTRATVLGHIQRGGSPVPYDRILASRMGAYAIDLLMEGHGGRCVGIQNEKMVHHDIIDAIENMKRPFKSDWLKTAKELF from the coding sequence ATGATCAAAAGAATCGGCGTTTTAACGAGTGGTGGTGATGCACCGGGAATGAATGCGGCAATCCGTGGTGTCGTGCGTGCTGCACTTTCTCAGGGATTGGAAGTTGTTGGTATTTACGATGGCTATCAGGGTCTGTGTGAAGATCGCATGGAACAGTTAGATCGCTATAGCGTATCCGATGTTATTAACCGTGGTGGTACTTTCCTGGGCTCTGTTCGTTATCCGGAATTTAGAGATCCTGCCGTTCGTGAAGTTGCGATAGAAAACTTAAGACGCAGAAATATTGACGCGCTGGTGGTTATTGGCGGCGATGGTTCCTATATGGGGGCGAAATTGCTGACAGAGCGTGGCTTCCCATGTATTGGTTTACCGGGAACTATCGATAATGACGTGGCCGGTACCGACTACACCATTGGTTTCTTTACTGCGCTGGGTACTGTGGTTGAAGCCATTGACCGTCTGCGTGATACCTCTTCATCCCACCAACGTATCTCGATTGTTGAAGTGATGGGCCGCCACTGTGGTGATTTGACTCTGGCTGCGGCTATTGCTGGCGGTTGTGAATTTATCGTTCTGCCTGAAATTGAGTTTGATCGCGATGAGCTGGTAAAAGAGATCATGGCCGGTATTGGTAAGGGCAAGAAACACGCTATCGTGGCTATCACCGAGCACATTTGTGATATCGATGAACTGGCCCGATATATTCAGGAAAAAACCCATCGTGATACCCGTGCAACAGTGCTGGGCCACATTCAACGTGGTGGTTCACCGGTGCCTTACGATCGTATTTTAGCTTCCCGTATGGGCGCTTATGCGATTGATTTGCTGATGGAAGGCCATGGTGGTCGCTGCGTGGGCATTCAGAATGAGAAGATGGTTCATCACGATATCATCGATGCTATCGAAAATATGAAACGTCCATTTAAGAGCGATTGGTTGAAGACGGCAAAAGAACTGTTCTGA
- the fieF gene encoding CDF family cation-efflux transporter FieF (FieF, a metal efflux transporter, is a member of the CDF (cation diffusion facilitator) family of transporters.) gives MSDQYGRLVKTAAICAASVASVLLLVKIAAWWLTGSVSLLAALVDSMVDIAASVTNLLVVRYALQPADHQHTFGHGKAESLAALAQSMFISGSAIFLFLTGFQHLVNPQPIKSAGIGIIVTVISLISTIGLVTFQRWVVRKTQSQAIRADMLHYQSDIFMNGAILAALGLSLYGFLHADAIFALGIGCYILYSALTMAYDAVQTLLDRALPDEERQEIMDIALSKPGIMGAHDLRTRQSGPTRFIQLHVEMADELPLIDAHKIADEVEQDILKRFPNSEVIIHQDPCSVMVS, from the coding sequence GTGAGCGATCAGTACGGACGACTAGTTAAAACAGCGGCAATCTGTGCGGCAAGTGTGGCATCAGTATTATTGTTGGTAAAAATTGCTGCCTGGTGGCTTACCGGGTCTGTCAGTTTGCTGGCTGCGCTGGTTGACTCTATGGTAGATATTGCCGCTTCTGTCACTAACTTACTGGTTGTACGTTATGCTTTACAGCCTGCAGACCACCAGCACACATTTGGTCATGGTAAAGCGGAATCGTTAGCAGCATTAGCCCAAAGTATGTTTATCAGCGGCTCGGCTATTTTCCTGTTTTTGACCGGTTTCCAACATCTGGTCAATCCTCAGCCAATTAAATCTGCTGGTATCGGTATTATTGTTACCGTCATTTCTCTTATCAGCACTATTGGTCTGGTTACCTTTCAGCGTTGGGTGGTAAGAAAAACCCAGAGTCAGGCTATCCGTGCGGATATGTTACATTATCAGTCAGATATCTTTATGAACGGAGCTATTCTGGCGGCACTAGGTTTGAGCCTCTATGGCTTCCTGCATGCGGATGCGATTTTTGCTTTAGGTATCGGCTGCTACATTTTATATAGTGCATTAACGATGGCTTATGATGCGGTACAAACCCTGCTGGACAGAGCATTACCTGACGAAGAACGGCAGGAAATTATGGACATTGCACTGTCAAAACCGGGTATTATGGGGGCTCACGATCTTCGTACCCGTCAATCAGGTCCCACTCGTTTTATTCAGTTGCATGTAGAAATGGCCGATGAGCTTCCGCTGATTGACGCGCATAAAATTGCCGATGAGGTAGAGCAGGATATATTAAAACGTTTTCCCAACTCAGAGGTTATTATTCATCAGGACCCTTGTTCCGTGATGGTATCCTGA
- the cpxP gene encoding cell-envelope stress modulator CpxP encodes MHKANVLIMASMLALSTSTVLAADTKNAEAPTEPVNCTETEACFSSVSPANSGEVMKTEVMRQHGLFEGLKLTAKQRQQMRDLIRQNYHDVMPQMYRDNMEAMHKLIIADSFNEDVARAQAEVIAKAQVERQVALARVNHQFYSLLTPEQQKIFNHNHSERMEMMQHHLDQMRKYDEPDPQ; translated from the coding sequence ATGCATAAAGCTAATGTATTAATTATGGCATCAATGTTAGCACTGAGTACATCAACAGTGTTGGCCGCAGACACAAAAAACGCTGAAGCTCCAACTGAACCAGTAAATTGTACAGAAACAGAAGCTTGTTTTAGTTCGGTTTCTCCCGCGAATAGCGGTGAAGTGATGAAGACTGAGGTTATGCGCCAGCACGGTTTGTTTGAAGGGTTGAAGTTAACCGCCAAACAGCGTCAGCAAATGCGAGACCTGATAAGACAAAATTACCATGATGTTATGCCACAGATGTATCGGGATAACATGGAAGCAATGCATAAGTTAATCATTGCCGATAGTTTTAATGAAGATGTAGCGCGTGCACAGGCTGAAGTTATCGCTAAGGCACAGGTTGAAAGACAGGTTGCTTTAGCTCGGGTTAACCACCAATTTTATAGCTTGTTAACGCCAGAGCAGCAAAAGATATTCAATCATAACCATTCTGAAAGGATGGAGATGATGCAGCATCACTTAGACCAGATGCGCAAATATGATGAACCGGATCCCCAGTAG
- the cpxR gene encoding envelope stress response regulator transcription factor CpxR, which translates to MSKILLVDDDREITSLLEELLELEGFDVVVAYDGEQAINMMDDTIDLLLLDIMMPKKNGIDTLKELRQNYQTPVIMLTARGSELDRVLGLELGADDYLPKPFNDRELIARIRAILRRSNWSEQQQEPEVSSNTLQVDKLRLNPGRQEASFDGQTLDLTGTEFTLLYLLAQRLGQVVSREYLSQEVLGKRLTPFDRAIDMHISNLRRKLPERHDGLPWFKTLRGRGYLMVTAT; encoded by the coding sequence ATGAGTAAAATATTGCTTGTTGATGACGATCGTGAAATCACGTCATTGCTGGAAGAGTTACTGGAGCTGGAAGGGTTTGATGTTGTTGTTGCTTATGATGGCGAACAAGCAATAAACATGATGGATGACACTATTGACCTGCTTCTGCTGGACATTATGATGCCAAAGAAAAATGGCATCGATACGCTAAAAGAGCTACGCCAGAATTATCAAACCCCGGTGATAATGCTCACCGCCCGCGGTAGCGAGCTGGATAGAGTATTAGGGCTGGAATTGGGTGCAGATGATTATCTGCCTAAGCCATTTAACGATCGCGAGCTGATAGCCCGTATCCGCGCTATTCTAAGACGCTCCAACTGGAGCGAACAACAGCAAGAACCTGAAGTGAGTTCCAATACACTACAGGTGGATAAACTACGTCTGAACCCTGGGCGTCAAGAGGCCAGCTTCGATGGACAAACTCTCGATCTGACCGGTACTGAATTCACCCTGCTTTACTTATTAGCCCAACGTCTGGGTCAGGTAGTTTCCCGCGAATATTTAAGTCAGGAAGTGTTGGGGAAACGTTTAACGCCGTTCGATCGCGCTATCGATATGCATATCTCCAATCTCAGACGTAAGCTACCTGAACGCCATGATGGCTTGCCTTGGTTTAAAACACTGCGTGGTCGCGGCTATCTGATGGTTACTGCGACATGA
- the cpxA gene encoding envelope stress sensor histidine kinase CpxA, with the protein MITFNSLTTRIFAIFWLTLTLVVMVVLMVPKLDSRQLAALLDSERRQGTMLEQHVEAELASTPNSDLMWWRRLLQAIEKWSPPGQRMLLVTSEGRIVGILKRNEMQMVRNFIGQADNADYPMKKKYGLLEMVGPFSVRDREEHYQLYLMRPATSPQSDFINLLFDRPLLLLAVTMVISIPLLLWLAWSLAKPARKLKRAADEVARGNLKESPELEFGPLEFRAAGASFNQMVSGLDRMVKAQQRLISDISHELRTPLTRLQLATALMRRRHGESKELVRIETEAQRLDHMINHLLDLSRNQYKSEIARERLLANELWADVLDNAKFEAEHTDKKLEIAVPPGPWPIFGNRAALDSALENVIRNAFRYSNNHIVVTFSCSEQGVEIHVDDDGPGVAEEDREQIFRPFYRTDEARDRNSGGSGLGLAIVESAISQHGGWAKAEKSPLGGLRLIIWLPLYVR; encoded by the coding sequence ATGATTACCTTCAATAGCCTGACAACCCGCATTTTCGCCATATTCTGGCTCACCCTGACGTTAGTGGTCATGGTGGTGCTGATGGTTCCTAAACTTGACTCCCGCCAGTTGGCCGCTCTATTGGACAGCGAACGGCGTCAGGGAACCATGCTGGAGCAGCACGTTGAAGCTGAACTGGCCAGTACGCCTAACAGCGATTTAATGTGGTGGCGCAGGCTATTGCAGGCTATTGAAAAGTGGTCACCCCCCGGTCAGCGTATGTTGCTGGTCACCAGCGAAGGCCGAATTGTCGGCATCCTGAAACGTAACGAAATGCAGATGGTGCGAAACTTTATCGGTCAGGCTGACAATGCTGACTACCCGATGAAGAAAAAATACGGCCTGCTGGAAATGGTTGGCCCCTTTTCAGTTCGCGATAGAGAAGAGCACTATCAGCTGTATTTAATGCGCCCGGCAACCAGCCCACAGTCCGACTTTATTAACCTGTTGTTTGACCGTCCGCTGTTATTGCTCGCCGTTACTATGGTTATCAGTATACCGTTATTACTCTGGCTGGCCTGGAGTCTGGCTAAACCAGCCCGTAAGCTAAAACGAGCTGCGGATGAAGTTGCCCGAGGTAACCTTAAAGAATCCCCCGAGCTTGAATTTGGTCCATTAGAATTTCGTGCAGCGGGTGCCAGTTTCAACCAAATGGTGAGCGGACTGGACCGCATGGTGAAAGCTCAACAAAGATTGATATCTGACATCTCCCATGAGCTAAGAACACCACTGACTCGTCTACAGTTAGCAACTGCATTAATGAGACGTCGCCATGGCGAATCTAAAGAATTAGTTCGAATAGAGACAGAAGCACAACGGCTGGACCATATGATTAACCACCTGCTGGATCTGTCTCGCAATCAGTATAAAAGTGAAATAGCCAGAGAACGCCTGTTGGCAAATGAGCTTTGGGCTGACGTTCTTGATAACGCCAAATTTGAAGCTGAGCATACGGATAAAAAACTGGAAATCGCAGTTCCTCCTGGCCCATGGCCAATTTTTGGCAATCGGGCAGCGCTGGACAGCGCATTAGAAAACGTGATTCGTAATGCTTTCCGTTACTCCAATAACCACATTGTTGTTACTTTCAGTTGCAGCGAGCAAGGAGTGGAGATTCATGTGGATGACGACGGCCCGGGTGTAGCGGAAGAGGATCGAGAGCAGATTTTCCGACCATTTTACCGGACTGATGAAGCTCGGGATCGTAATTCCGGTGGTTCTGGCCTTGGCTTAGCCATTGTAGAATCGGCAATTAGCCAGCATGGCGGCTGGGCTAAAGCAGAAAAGAGCCCATTAGGTGGACTACGCCTGATAATTTGGCTACCTCTTTACGTTCGCTAG
- the trmL gene encoding tRNA (uridine(34)/cytosine(34)/5-carboxymethylaminomethyluridine(34)-2'-O)-methyltransferase TrmL: MLNIVLFEPEIPPNTGNIIRLCANTGFQLHLIEPLGFTWDDKRLRRAGLDYHEFTAIKRHKNYQAFVANENPERLFALTTKGTPAHSAVSYRPGDYLLFGPETRGLPAEILDSLPKEQKIRIPMQPDSRSMNLSNAVSVVVYEAWRQLGYQGALHRE; this comes from the coding sequence ATGTTAAATATTGTTTTATTCGAACCAGAAATACCACCAAACACCGGTAACATTATCCGCCTGTGTGCAAATACCGGATTCCAGCTACATCTGATAGAGCCACTGGGTTTTACCTGGGATGACAAACGTCTGCGCCGCGCTGGTCTGGATTATCACGAGTTTACTGCGATTAAGCGCCATAAGAATTATCAGGCGTTTGTTGCTAACGAAAATCCTGAGCGACTATTTGCCCTGACCACTAAAGGAACGCCCGCCCACAGCGCGGTTTCCTATCGACCTGGCGACTACTTACTTTTTGGCCCGGAAACCCGTGGCTTACCCGCAGAAATACTGGATAGCCTGCCAAAAGAGCAAAAAATTCGTATACCTATGCAGCCAGACAGCCGCAGCATGAACCTGTCAAATGCCGTATCGGTGGTTGTGTATGAAGCATGGAGACAATTAGGTTATCAGGGAGCACTGCATCGGGAGTAG